One window of Leishmania panamensis strain MHOM/PA/94/PSC-1 chromosome 1 sequence genomic DNA carries:
- a CDS encoding hypothetical protein (TriTrypDB/GeneDB-style sysID: LpmP.01.0450) — MQADTLARAMEPTVTITTKPYKPSPSIYDAWEDTLLPFLVPAMVLSTWPILMLMRTRSRTPIKLLTIAALVSLVDGLLGSCAFPLQHQYALSLSANSALFYAGTATYWLGGLALSPLMEIWGCRRSCMALAVVGMVGAWGSGQSTVLFALVGRIASAAATSGLLTWVECALYHEPHVHRSPAADRDDKDTADSNGGEELSDSGTLTLFHQVRPAMLLLSTVASQYVMVVTPTVSLAPCWAALLCYLGVFVVACRLTVLPGASATGWPQWTELISFHVSGSGNGVHAKSASVKNVPASAVMSDSTAAALLLLPGMALNCSSSSAGHSQKAFSHGVLWHYAHSYGTSIRALCLPRHFARHVVDIVFGATFFTASLLWVPTLELFDDSIPFGVVFKLFMIATFLGSTFSLPVWAVGGAEAAVVVLLSLSERTLSTSRDYAIPVTIMLSGIVLHLTYGCVLTTGSLWRAEYPASSSTLTLLFTMKACTGVLGWVFLSLIDGKYMEDAFVFEAQWMWVLMWVEAVALTQYIVARIGPRFNRGAVGAAATVSQVDSGNVKNLSSGVVEVGLAAGWDNVVYADRHARTHTA, encoded by the coding sequence atGCAGGCAGATACACTCGCCCGCGCCATGGAGCCGACGGTGACCATTACCACCAAGCCGTACAAGCCGTCGCCGTCCATCTATGATGCCTGGGAGgacacgctgctgccatTTCTCGTCCCGGCAATGGTGCTCAGTACATGGCCCATACTGATGCTCATGCGGACTCGCAGCCGCACCCCTATCAAGCTGCTCACGATCGCCGCGCTCGTCTCACTGGTCGACGGCCTCCtgggcagctgcgcctttccgctgcagcatcagtacgccctctctctctccgccaaCTCGGCGCTCTTCTatgccggcaccgccacctacTGGCTTGGCGGCTTAGCCCTGAGTCCGCTGATGGAGATATGGGGGTGTCGGCGCTCCTGCATGGCACTGGCCGTCGTGGGCATGGTTGGTGCGTGGGGCAGCGGGCAGAGTACTGTCCTCTTCGCCCTTGTTGGTCGTAtagccagcgcagcagccacttCTGGGCTATTGACGTGGGTCGAGTGCGCGCTCTACCACGAGCCGCACGTTCACCGCAGCCCAGCCGCCGACAGGGATGACAAGGATACGGCAGACAGTAACGGTGGTGAGGAgctcagcgacagcggcacactCACGCTATTCCATCAAGTACGTCCTGCTATGCTTCTGCTGTCCACGGTCGCGTCGCAGTATGTTATGGTGGTGACACCGACGGTGTCGCTGGCGCCATGTTGGGCGGCGTTGCTGTGCTACCTCGGCGTGTTCGTCGTCGCCTGCCGCCTCACTGTGCTACCTGGAGCGTCGGCTACCGGATGGCCCCAGTGGACGGAGCTCATTTCCTTCCAcgtgagcggcagcggcaacggggTACATGCGAAGAGCGCAAGCGTGAAAAATGTGCCAGCGAGCGCCGTGATGTCCGACAGCaccgcggctgcgctgctgctgctgcccggGATGGCGCtgaactgcagcagcagcagcgcaggccaCTCGCAAAAGGCGTTTTCCCATGGCGTTCTGTGGCACTACGCGCATTCCTACGGCACCTCGATCCGGGCGCTGTGCCTACCGCGCCACTTTGCTCGCCACGTAGTAGACATTGTCTTCGGCGCCACCTTCTTtacggcgtcgctgctgtgggtgcCTACGCTGGAGCTGTTCGACGACAGCATCCCGTTCGGCGTTGTGTTTAAGCTCTTCATGATAGCCACCTTCCttggcagcaccttctcgcTCCCAGTCTGGGCCGTTGGCggcgcggaggcggcggtggtggtccTCCTCAGCCTCAGCGAACGCACCCTCTCCACTTCGCGCGACTACGCCATCCCAGTGACGATCATGCTCAGCGGCATCGTGCTGCACCTCACATATGGCTGCGTCCTCACCACGGGCAGCCTGTGGCGCGCCGAGTACCCGGCCTCTAGCTCAACACTCACGCTCTTGTTCACGATGAAGGCCTGCACAGGCGTCCTCGGGTGGGTCTTCCTCAGCCTCATCGACGGCAAGTATATGGAGGACGCCTTCGTCTTCGAGGCGCAGTGGATGTGGGTGCTGATGTGGgtggaggcagtggcgctgacgCAATACATCGTCGCGCGCATCGGCCCCCGTTTCaaccgcggcgccgtcggtgctgctgcgacagtgagccAGGTGGACAGCGGTAACGTCAAGAatctcagcagcggcgtagTGGAAGTGGGGCTGGCGGCAGGGTGGGACAACGTTGTCTATGCTGATCGCCAcgctcgcacacacaccgcttGA
- a CDS encoding hypothetical protein (TriTrypDB/GeneDB-style sysID: LpmP.01.0440), whose protein sequence is MCSTVEAEQMSWIELVRVGYVVSEIHAYCILLKCHRAAQAALIKTALEEGAALGLTAPVEYVSDAQPVIVTHCAFAEPRGEPEAEEVGAGDPRISDHELDGDHHQTHAGARWCTGTHKASLWEAIATVYPIRGNGDSAGGEGHGDDASDGDDDEHTDTCGSLQRHNQYHHPHHLHRSPHTASSGPATPSQARRSPALTPAVRKGAAPPPPRHTSAFTAAVAPSTCNHAPLSPAAAVGRAALSCAAHTPPHLPLAGGGGGGGGGLGPLLSSDFCPICLDPLYLSTCVTTLCQHAFHLSCYAQLPSGSAECPLCRFSVYDLLNDARCKVCGTYEDLWVCLICGHVACGRARRDHQQEHYRSSGHSCSWQSTTNRIRNSSSRMFLHQEVALLLEEDDVEDMSMAENVYSRGAATRLHSADAGASEAGTSSENTSTAKTAITGAVPPSGRNHVLYMSWSDSLMDHDLHEALNESKEEAVAQYYTQFLHQLAEEQQRWYEAKLAERRRRRSERQVVAAGASAGGCRTESTLSHTTLRHIAMDERQQRRRVLSEYVQTTISLLHDAQREYAGMTRKLKAARNEVQQQVLLCSHLNSGLSEQVEQVRQRTQELQRKGEKTSQQKAAEEANLQRLVHETLLSL, encoded by the coding sequence ATGTGCTCCACCGTCGAAGCCGAGCAGATGAGCTGGATCGAACTGGTGCGTGTGGGGTATGTTGTAAGCGAGATTCACGCCTACTGCATCCTCTTAAAGTGCCACCgtgcggcgcaggcggcacTGATAAAAACTGCGCTGGAGGAAGGCGCTGCACTAGGCTTGACGGCGCCGGTGGAGTACGTGAGTGACGCACAGCCAGTCATCGTTACGCACTGTGCCTTCGCAGAGCCACGAGGAGAGCCGGAGGCCGAGGAAGTCGGCGCTGGTGATCCCAGGATCAGCGACCACGAACTCGACGGCGACCACCATCAAACTCACGCAGGCGCACGCTGGTGCACCGGCACCCACAAAGCCTCTCTATGGGAAGCGATCGCTACTGTTTACCCCATCCGTGGCAACGGCGATAGCGCTGGTGGTGAGGGCCACGGAGACGACGCCTCGGatggcgatgacgacgagcACACCGACACTTGCGGGTCTCTACAGCGGCACAATCAGTACCACCATCcccaccacctgcaccgtAGCCCGCATACCGCGTCCTCTGGTCCTGCAACGCCCTCTCAAGCGCGGCGATCGCCTGCTTTAACACCTGCGGTGCGCAAGGGCGCagccccgccaccgccgcggcacacCTCCGCgttcaccgccgccgtggcaccGTCCACATGCAACCACGCGCCGTTgtccccagcagcagcggtggggcgAGCAGCGTTGAGCTGTGCGGCCCACACGCCACCTCATTTGCCcctcgccggcggcggcggcggtggcggtggtgggctgggcccgctgctgagcagcgaTTTTTGCCCCATCTGCCTGGACCCCCTCTACCTCAGCACCTGCGTCACGACGCTCTGCCAGCACGCCTTTCATTTAAGTTGCTACGCGCAGCTTCCCTCCGGATCGGCCGAGTGCCCGCTCTGTCGCTTCTCCGTGTACGACCTGCTCAACGATGCACGCTGCAAGGTGTGCGGCACCTACGAGGacctgtgggtgtgtttgaTCTGCGGCCACGTCGCCTGCGGCCGGGCGCGACGCGATCATCAGCAAGAGCACTACCGCAGCTCAGGGCACTCCTGCTCGTGGCAGAGCACCACGAACCGCATCCGTAACTCGAGCTCCCGCATGTTTCTCCAccaggaggtggcgctgctcctcgaaGAGGATGACGTCGAAGACATGTCGATGGCGGAGAATGTGTACAGCAGAGGTGCCGCTACGCGGCTCCACAGCGCTGATGCCGGCGCGAGCGAGGCTGGGACGTCCTCAGAGAACACCTCGACGGCAAAGACCGCAATAACTGGGGCAGTGCCGCCGTCTGGTAGGAATCACGTGCTGTACATGTCTTGGAGCGACTCGTTGATGGACCATGACCTCCACGAGGCGCTGAATGAgagcaaggaggaggcggtagCGCAGTACTACACACAATTCCTTCATCAGCTggccgaggagcagcagcggtggtacgAGGCAAAGCTGGCggagcgacgccgccgccgaagcgagaggcaggtggtggcagcgggcgCCTCGGCTGGTGGCTGTCGCACAGAAAGCACGTTGTCGCATACCACTCTGCGCCACATTGCCATggacgagcggcagcagcggcgtcgggTGCTTTCCGAGTACGTCCAGACGACCATTAGCCTCCTCCACGATGCCCAGCGCGAGTACGCCGGCATGACTCGCAAGCTCAAGGCCGCGCGCAATGAagtacagcagcaggtgcttCTCTGCTCGCACCTTAATTCTGGCCTTTCGGAGCAGGTGGAGCAAGTCCGTCAGCGCACacaagagctgcagcgcaagggGGAGAAGACCTCACAGCAAAAAGCGGCCGAGGAGGCgaacctgcagcgcctcgtccaCGAGACGCTGTTGTCACTGTGA
- a CDS encoding hypothetical protein (TriTrypDB/GeneDB-style sysID: LpmP.01.0420) yields MPLAPTRSLRLSARHSPSAPPPPPPGEMKLPLTLHPANHLAVQCLLLHAAFSSDSSVNGVTGDCARQTQYDMAASIARLHTRYDWEGQYGPRHIVRLSHCWRGVLHPPAAAATGHVDGSRAVQSTAVALTKGPSVYRVGTSFSLVPPSSELNTARQQQQQRLQVDAYRALAFTSPARLVALYAPPVLLCPLQRRAHDTVSYDAAVHHASLLTKLLAPYGVHVALTGATRRGCPFAFQAEYLLCLTEAATCEVEAVDPDGAGGVEKDDGADEHAMNNHDYSTSVIGASAVSTTVTTATDRPTREARCSEAWAERETKQQRRARPTILRDALMLRPQTLPSASSPAAADNVAEAEDGGATVVAGGGSGDHRQPHIHRRLGKRFRRRYCSRRAAFSSTDCVSPQVSYRVRRALEGLVRCGYIVSAAKSFPPSQLQLERRQPIYLTARYDPRLPMQVPPPACTDPAVLSRLQLHQLVLHVCPWSAFAVRQLFLTGPTAFTTHVTLQALTHGVDMNMAGVFLFGETGATSNDGGVSYTTPAHATAASEAHDDVLPPLHHEEQPRPCGDLVEQLILQDEAEVLSLAGLPHVDPMLRGLYCQRNHL; encoded by the coding sequence ATGCCACTCGCACCCACACGCTCGCTTCGTTTGAGCGCACGCCACAGCCCTtccgcaccgcctccccccccccctggtGAGATGAAGCTCCCGCTGACGCTGCACCCTGCGAACCACCTCGCTGTACAgtgtctcctccttcacgcCGCCTTCAGCTCAGACAGCAGCGTCAACGGCGTCACCGGAGACTGCGCCCGGCAAACGCAGTACGACATGGCCGCCAGTATCGCACGTCTGCACACGCGCTATGACTGGGAAGGGCAGTACGGCCCACGCCATATTGTGCGACTGTCGCACTGCTGGCGCGGAGTGCTGCacccgccagcagcggcagctacCGGTCATGTAgacggcagccgcgccgtACAGTCgaccgcggtggcgctgacaAAAGGTCCCTCGGTCTATCGCGTTGGCACGTCATTTTCATTGGTGCCTCCGTCGTCAGAGCTCAACACagctcggcagcagcagcagcagcggctgcaggtAGATGCCTATCGTGCTCTAGCCTTCACGTCTCCCGCCCGACTCGTCGCGCTTTACGCCCCTCCTGTTCTCCTTTGCCCGCTTCAACGGCGCGCCCACGACACCGTCAGCTACGATGCCGCAGTGCACCAcgcatcgctgctgacgaAGCTGCTCGCTCCGTACGGCGTCCACGTCGCCTTGACCGGTGCCACGCGGCGTGGCTGCCCATTCGCCTTCCAAGCTGAGTatcttctctgcctcacggaggcggcgacgtgcgaggtggaggcggtggacccagacggcgctggcggggTAGAGAAGGACGATGGAGCAGATGAACATGCCATGAACAACCACGACTACAGCACCAGTGTCATCGGTGCCTCTGCAGTGAGCACGACAGTCACCACCGCTACCGATCGTCCAACGCGTGAGGCACGGTGCTCCGAAGCGtgggcggagagagaaacgaagcagcaacggcgcgcAAGGCCGACGATTCTGCGTGATGCGCTGATGCTGCGTCCACAGACGTTGCCAtctgcgtcgtcgccggcTGCCGCAGACAACGTTGCCGAGGCAGAAGATGGCGGTGCAACAGTGGTCGCCGGCGGGGGCAGCGGAGACCATCGTCAACCGCACATCCATCGGCGCCTCGGCAAACGGTTTCGACGGCGCTACTGCAGCCGGCGCGCTGCCTTCTCGTCCACCGACTGCGTAAGCCCGCAGGTCTCATACCGGGTGCGGCGCGCACTGGAGGGCCTCGTCCGATGCGGCTACATCGTGTCCGCAGCCAAGTCGTTCCCGCCATCGCAGTTGCAGCTTGAAAGACGCCAGCCAATTTACCTGACAGCCCGCTATGACCCGCGCCTGCCCATGCaggtgccaccgccggccTGCACCGACCCTGCcgtcctctctcgcctccaGTTGCATCAGCTCGTTCTACACGTTTGTCCGTGGAGTGCTTTCGCGGTACGTCAGCTGTTCCTGACAGGGCCGACCGCCTTCACCACCCACGTGACTCTGCAGGCACTCACGCACGGTGTCGACATGAACATGGCCGGCGTCTTCTTGTTTGGGGAAACCGGGGCAACGAGCAATGATGGCGGAGTGAGCTACACGACCCCTGCCCACGCTACGGCTGCGAGCGAGGCTCATGATGATGTACTGCCACCATTGCATCACGAAGAGCAGCCGCGGCCCTGCGGGGACCTTGTCGAGCAGCTGATCCTGCAAGACGAAGCGGAAGTTCTTTCACTGGCGGGGCTGCCTCACGTTGATCCGATGTTGCGCGGGCTCTACTGCCAACGAAACCACCTGTGA
- a CDS encoding ribosomal protein S7, putative (TriTrypDB/GeneDB-style sysID: LpmP.01.0430) codes for MQPYLRKLRKLKRSKPSSLEESVAKTLFELETSHKTLRQELPRFHINSAREVKVPRSKKTAMVVFYPLRFLMLVRKVQRALTSELEKRHPGYLVMLVAQRKITKRPNDVYKLQKVQRSKTSSAVFENILNDLIYPSDVVGRRWRYRTDGSKLMKVFLDARDRKRIESRLRAVAYVYKQLTHRRASFGFMWNPKLQQVSTQ; via the coding sequence ATGCAGCCTTACCTCCGCAAGCTCCGCAAGCTGAAGCGCAGCAAGCCCAGCAGCCTCGAGGAGAGCGTTGCAAAGACGCTGTTCGAGCTCGAGACGTCGCACAAGACGCTGCGTCAGGAGCTGCCGCGCTTCCACATCAACAGCGCGCGCGAGGTCAAGGTGCCGCGCTCGAAGAAGACGGCGATGGTGGTCTTCTACCCCCTGCGCTTCCTGATGCTGGTGCGCAAGGTTCAGCGCGCGCTGACCTCcgagctggagaagcgccACCCCGGCTACCTGGTGATGCTGGTTGCGCAGCGCAAGATCACGAAGCGCCCGAATGACGTGTACAAGCTGCAGAAGGTGCAGCGCTCGAAGACGAGCAGTGCGGTGTTCGAGAACATCCTGAACGACCTGATCTACCCGAGCGACGTGGTgggccgccgctggcgctaCCGCACGGACGGGAGCAAGCTGATGAAGGTGTTCCTGGACGCCCGCGACCGCAAGCGCATCGAGTCCCGCCTGCGCGCTGTGGCGTACGTGTACAAGCAGCtgacgcaccgccgcgcgtCCTTCGGCTTCATGTGGAACCcaaagctgcagcaggtctCGACCCAGTAA